One window from the genome of bacterium encodes:
- the lpxK gene encoding tetraacyldisaccharide 4'-kinase yields the protein MNPILNCYFDIIYGKKRGIIPFFVKIFLFIISRFYSFFLETRKIFYFKGILETKRLPVPVISVGNITLGGTGKTPFIIWLAGFLKKEGYKTGILTRGYGRKNKHLTVVLSADNEITDYNTAGDEPLLIKNHVDKEIPVVIGPDRAKTGLLLYEKFRPEVVLLDDGFQHISIKRDLNIVLIDALNPFGNFKVFPAGILREKTANLKRADIFLITKTDLISKAEKDKIAGFLEIIGPGTVIIESIFRPGKFINLKTKEEYAVEYVSQKRCAAFSGIGNPDSFLKTLAKYSILPIDYVSYPDHYPFQGKDINAILEKNKNSDYLLTTEKDAIRLGNLDDKDWGNKILALCVKLEITAGGEILRERIIKILK from the coding sequence GTGAACCCTATATTAAACTGTTATTTTGATATAATTTACGGGAAAAAGAGAGGCATAATTCCCTTTTTTGTTAAGATTTTTTTGTTTATAATATCCAGGTTTTACAGTTTTTTTTTAGAAACGAGGAAAATATTTTATTTTAAAGGCATACTGGAGACAAAAAGACTCCCTGTTCCCGTGATAAGTGTTGGGAATATTACACTTGGGGGGACAGGCAAAACACCGTTTATAATCTGGCTCGCCGGATTTTTAAAAAAAGAGGGATATAAAACCGGCATATTGACAAGGGGTTATGGCAGGAAGAATAAACATCTGACTGTTGTTCTTTCCGCTGATAATGAAATCACGGATTATAACACAGCGGGCGATGAGCCCCTGTTGATAAAGAACCATGTCGATAAAGAAATTCCGGTAGTTATAGGTCCGGACAGGGCAAAAACAGGCTTATTATTATATGAAAAGTTCCGGCCGGAAGTTGTCCTTTTGGATGACGGGTTCCAGCATATTTCAATAAAAAGGGATTTAAATATTGTTTTAATCGATGCCTTAAATCCTTTTGGCAATTTTAAAGTATTTCCTGCCGGAATTTTACGGGAAAAAACCGCTAATTTGAAAAGGGCGGATATTTTCCTTATTACAAAAACAGATTTAATTTCTAAAGCGGAAAAAGATAAAATTGCGGGATTTTTGGAAATAATCGGGCCGGGCACCGTTATTATTGAGAGTATTTTCCGGCCGGGAAAATTTATAAATTTAAAAACCAAAGAGGAATACGCGGTTGAATATGTTTCGCAAAAAAGATGCGCGGCCTTTTCAGGTATCGGGAACCCGGATAGTTTTCTGAAAACACTGGCAAAATATAGTATTTTGCCAATAGATTATGTAAGTTACCCGGACCATTATCCATTTCAGGGAAAAGACATAAATGCAATTCTTGAAAAAAATAAAAATTCCGATTACCTTTTAACAACAGAAAAAGATGCGATAAGGCTTGGTAATTTGGATGATAAGGACTGGGGAAATAAAATTTTGGCCCTTTGCGTGAAATTGGAAATTACAGCAGGGGGAGAAATCCTCAGGGAAAGAATAATTAAAATATTAAAGTGA
- a CDS encoding lysophospholipid acyltransferase family protein, producing the protein MKKIRYYLEYIIVSFIGIIVRVLPVKTAILTGEYLGKFVYYIIPIRKKTALNNLLIAFGKEKSPGEIRKICKDCYGNLGMSLIEFLRYPGYNKENFFNYVEIENEEYLKSSLAKGRGVIIIAGHFGNWEFSAAAVGLLGYPLSQVSKNLHNYYLNKIVLKYRERKNINVIGLKMEVREIIRILKQNGIVGIADDQEARLHGLWVDFMGREALTARGPVAFARKIGSPLVPCFIVRQGDKITHKIFFEKPIIVDSMNDGEYLYQFNKLLEKYVRLYPEQYFWLHNRWRTKR; encoded by the coding sequence GTGAAAAAAATACGTTATTATTTGGAATATATTATAGTCTCTTTTATTGGTATAATTGTGCGGGTACTGCCGGTAAAAACGGCAATATTGACGGGGGAATATTTAGGGAAATTTGTTTATTATATTATACCAATCAGGAAAAAAACAGCTTTAAATAACCTCTTGATTGCCTTTGGGAAGGAAAAATCCCCCGGTGAAATAAGAAAAATTTGTAAAGATTGTTATGGCAATCTCGGGATGTCTTTGATTGAGTTCCTGAGGTACCCCGGATACAATAAAGAGAATTTTTTCAACTATGTTGAAATTGAAAATGAAGAATATCTTAAGTCGTCGCTTGCAAAAGGCAGGGGTGTAATAATCATTGCCGGCCATTTCGGCAATTGGGAATTTTCCGCCGCGGCCGTAGGCCTTTTGGGTTATCCATTAAGCCAGGTTTCCAAAAATCTTCATAACTATTATCTGAATAAGATTGTTTTAAAATACAGGGAGAGGAAAAACATTAATGTTATCGGGCTGAAAATGGAGGTAAGGGAAATAATACGAATTTTAAAGCAGAACGGCATTGTCGGGATTGCTGATGACCAGGAAGCAAGGCTTCATGGCTTATGGGTTGATTTCATGGGCAGGGAGGCTTTAACCGCGAGAGGGCCTGTGGCTTTCGCGAGAAAAATCGGTTCCCCGCTTGTTCCCTGTTTTATTGTCCGCCAGGGAGATAAAATAACACATAAAATATTTTTTGAGAAACCAATAATAGTTGATTCGATGAATGACGGGGAATATTTATATCAATTTAACAAACTTCTCGAGAAATATGTGCGATTGTATCCTGAACAGTATTTTTGGCTGCATAACCGCTGGAGAACAAAAAGATAG
- the rfaE2 gene encoding D-glycero-beta-D-manno-heptose 1-phosphate adenylyltransferase gives MGKIISKNILKTVLDKEKKNNKTIVFTNGCFDILHRGHIRYLKKAKEYGDILVVGLNSDSSVRAIKGDKRPVVPEKDRAEILSSLNMVDYVVIFSETTPYDLIKLLKPDVLVKGADYRISEIAGADIVKNGGGKIARIKLEKGLGTSEIIKIISERYKRQ, from the coding sequence ATGGGAAAAATAATTTCCAAAAATATTTTAAAAACGGTTTTAGATAAAGAAAAGAAAAATAATAAAACAATTGTTTTTACAAACGGGTGTTTTGATATCCTGCACCGGGGGCATATTCGTTATTTGAAGAAGGCAAAAGAATACGGCGATATTTTAGTGGTTGGTTTAAACAGCGATTCATCGGTCAGGGCCATAAAAGGTGATAAGAGGCCGGTTGTTCCCGAAAAAGACCGCGCTGAAATTTTATCATCTTTGAACATGGTGGACTATGTGGTAATTTTTTCTGAAACAACCCCCTATGATTTAATTAAATTATTAAAACCGGATGTTCTTGTAAAAGGAGCGGATTACAGGATTTCTGAAATTGCGGGAGCGGATATTGTAAAAAACGGCGGGGGGAAAATAGCAAGGATTAAACTGGAAAAAGGATTAGGGACAAGCGAAATAATAAAAATTATTTCAGAAAGATATAAAAGGCAATGA
- a CDS encoding 3-hydroxyacyl-CoA dehydrogenase family protein → MDIKKIGVIGAGKMGSEIALYIAYHGFTVVLKDVYKENLEKGMSNINDFINDRKTKGRMTEEEVGGILSKIKTTLDYKDVKNCDLIIESVMEDLDIKREVFYILDNICPENVIFASNTSAIPITKISAAVKRKDKIIGSHFFNPVFLSRLIEIVPIPGTSGETTRTVTDFFAQALKKKIVTSKDGAGFIVNRLLVPFLNEAIILLDEGVATKEEIDRAAQLGMGLPMGPLALMDNLGLDLCLKVADIVYGEYKNERYHAVETIRKLVKENKLGVKTGEGFFKYKT, encoded by the coding sequence ATGGATATAAAAAAGATTGGTGTAATCGGCGCGGGGAAAATGGGGTCTGAAATAGCCCTTTATATCGCTTATCATGGGTTTACTGTTGTTTTAAAGGATGTTTATAAAGAAAATTTGGAAAAGGGGATGAGCAATATCAATGATTTTATTAATGACAGGAAAACAAAAGGCCGTATGACTGAAGAAGAGGTGGGGGGCATTTTATCAAAAATAAAAACCACTCTTGATTACAAGGATGTCAAAAACTGCGATTTGATTATCGAATCGGTCATGGAGGACTTGGATATTAAAAGGGAAGTATTTTATATCCTTGATAATATCTGCCCGGAAAATGTCATTTTTGCGTCAAATACTTCGGCGATTCCTATTACGAAAATAAGCGCGGCAGTTAAAAGAAAAGATAAAATAATAGGTTCTCATTTCTTTAACCCGGTTTTTCTTTCACGGCTTATCGAGATAGTGCCGATTCCCGGGACATCAGGTGAAACAACCAGGACAGTTACGGATTTTTTCGCGCAGGCCTTAAAAAAGAAGATAGTTACATCAAAGGACGGAGCCGGTTTTATTGTAAACAGGCTTCTTGTCCCGTTTTTGAATGAAGCGATAATACTTTTGGATGAAGGGGTCGCGACAAAAGAAGAGATTGACCGCGCGGCGCAGCTGGGTATGGGGCTGCCGATGGGGCCTTTGGCTTTAATGGATAATTTGGGCCTGGATTTATGCCTTAAAGTTGCCGACATTGTTTATGGCGAATACAAAAATGAACGGTATCATGCGGTGGAAACCATCCGGAAGTTAGTTAAAGAGAATAAATTGGGGGTTAAAACAGGAGAAGGATTTTTTAAATACAAAACCTGA
- the kdsB gene encoding 3-deoxy-manno-octulosonate cytidylyltransferase — translation MKEGLRGKKISLNNNNRGKSGVKILGVIPARYGSTRLKAKPLIDFLGKPVVQHVFERAKLSNLLDKIVVATDSNLIFDKVMDFGGEAVMTDPAHQSGTDRVAEVAKKMSYDIIVNIQGDEPTITPGLVNEAVKPLLENKEVYFATLKTRINSFEDLVNPNVVKVITDKNGFAIYFSRSVIPYNFNKEINFRDENYFKHIGIYVYRKDFLLKYVALNCTELEKRERLEQLRALEHGFKIKVAETSGDTVSIDVAEDLERAKQFFKKQK, via the coding sequence ATGAAAGAAGGGCTGAGGGGCAAAAAAATTAGTTTAAATAATAACAACAGGGGGAAAAGCGGGGTGAAGATACTCGGTGTTATTCCGGCCCGTTACGGTTCGACAAGATTAAAAGCTAAACCGTTGATAGATTTTTTAGGTAAACCGGTCGTCCAGCATGTATTTGAAAGGGCAAAATTATCAAATCTACTGGATAAAATAGTTGTTGCCACAGACAGTAATTTAATTTTTGATAAGGTCATGGACTTTGGCGGGGAAGCGGTCATGACTGATCCCGCGCACCAGTCCGGGACGGACAGGGTAGCGGAAGTTGCAAAAAAAATGTCTTATGATATTATTGTGAATATCCAGGGAGATGAGCCGACCATTACCCCGGGACTGGTAAATGAAGCAGTAAAGCCTCTCCTTGAAAATAAAGAGGTATATTTTGCGACATTAAAAACAAGAATAAATTCTTTTGAGGATTTAGTAAACCCGAATGTCGTAAAGGTTATAACCGATAAAAATGGATTTGCCATTTATTTTTCAAGGTCGGTAATACCATATAATTTTAATAAAGAAATAAATTTCAGGGATGAAAATTATTTTAAGCATATCGGGATTTATGTTTACAGGAAAGATTTTTTATTAAAATATGTTGCGTTAAATTGCACGGAACTTGAAAAACGGGAAAGACTGGAGCAGCTGCGCGCGCTGGAACACGGTTTTAAAATAAAAGTGGCGGAGACAAGCGGTGATACGGTAAGCATTGATGTTGCGGAAGATTTGGAACGGGCAAAACAGTTTTTTAAAAAACAAAAATAG
- a CDS encoding HyaD/HybD family hydrogenase maturation endopeptidase: MEKVKPVLILGIGNVLLRDEGVGVHVAREMMKMPLPEDVEIIDGGTSGLDLLLYIKGRIKIIVIDCVRGGGTPGTIYRLAPNDLEKDENKIISLHQVDFQQTLNLLSMTGKVMPDVIIIGVEPKDYSSWNMDLSPSIKRNIPKIIELIKKEI, encoded by the coding sequence ATGGAAAAAGTTAAACCGGTGCTTATTCTGGGGATTGGAAATGTTTTGCTTAGGGATGAGGGTGTGGGAGTGCATGTTGCCCGGGAGATGATGAAGATGCCCTTGCCGGAAGATGTTGAAATAATTGACGGCGGTACGTCAGGTTTAGACCTTTTGTTATATATTAAAGGCAGGATTAAAATTATTGTGATCGATTGCGTGCGGGGAGGGGGGACGCCTGGAACAATTTACCGCCTTGCCCCGAATGATTTAGAAAAAGATGAAAATAAAATTATTTCTTTGCACCAGGTTGATTTTCAACAAACATTAAATTTGCTTTCTATGACAGGCAAAGTAATGCCTGATGTGATAATTATCGGTGTTGAGCCGAAAGATTATTCTTCCTGGAACATGGACTTGTCCCCGTCGATAAAAAGAAACATTCCCAAAATAATTGAATTAATAAAAAAAGAGATTTAA
- a CDS encoding CTP synthase yields MSTKYIFVTGGVVSSLGKGIASASIGALLETYGFKITIQKFDPYINVDPGTMNPYQHGEVYVVDDGTEADLDLGHYERFTNLNLSKDNNHTTGKIYHTVISKERRGDYLGKTVQVIPHITNEIKRRISHFGRKRNIDVIISEIGGTVGDIESLPFLEAIRQFKADIGRENIIYIHLTLVPYIKAAAELKTKPTQHSVKELQEIGIQPDILLCRTEKPLGKDIKSKIALFCNVGEDAVIQARDIKSIYEVPLMFHKEGLDRIILKKLGMRPKKQNLAKWEKIVNIIKTSEKKVSIAVVGKYIELRDAYKSISEALVHGAIANKVCLDIKWIDAEKLISNGAAKYLNGVSGILVPGGFGDRGIEGKVGAIKYARENKIPFFGICLGMQCSVIEFARNVLNLEKANSSEFDQNTPHPVINLMLDQKNIENKGATMRLGAYPCVIKKNTLLSKIYGKPRVKERHRHRYEFNNDYRQQFEKNNFLISGLSPNKKLVEVIELSGHPWFVAVQYHPEFRSKPDNAHPLFREFIKAAVDKTA; encoded by the coding sequence ATGTCAACAAAATATATTTTTGTTACGGGTGGGGTTGTTTCCTCTCTTGGGAAGGGAATCGCGTCAGCTTCGATAGGCGCTTTGCTTGAAACTTACGGTTTTAAAATTACCATTCAGAAATTTGACCCGTATATAAATGTGGACCCGGGGACCATGAACCCTTACCAGCACGGCGAGGTTTATGTCGTGGATGACGGGACCGAAGCCGACCTTGATTTAGGGCATTATGAACGGTTTACAAATCTTAATCTCAGCAAAGATAATAACCATACGACAGGAAAAATTTATCACACCGTAATTTCAAAAGAAAGAAGGGGCGATTATCTCGGGAAGACAGTCCAGGTCATTCCTCATATCACGAATGAAATTAAAAGGCGGATATCGCATTTTGGCAGGAAAAGAAATATCGATGTTATTATTTCCGAGATCGGGGGGACTGTCGGAGATATTGAGAGCCTTCCTTTTTTGGAAGCCATAAGGCAGTTTAAGGCGGATATAGGCAGGGAGAACATCATTTATATCCACCTGACACTGGTCCCTTACATTAAGGCCGCCGCCGAGTTAAAGACAAAACCGACACAGCACAGCGTTAAGGAATTACAGGAGATTGGAATCCAGCCGGACATTCTTTTGTGCCGCACGGAAAAACCGCTGGGAAAAGACATTAAATCGAAGATAGCGCTTTTTTGCAATGTGGGCGAAGACGCTGTCATACAGGCAAGGGACATAAAATCGATTTATGAGGTCCCCCTGATGTTTCATAAAGAAGGATTGGACCGCATTATATTGAAAAAGCTGGGAATGAGGCCCAAAAAGCAGAACCTGGCAAAATGGGAAAAAATAGTAAATATCATTAAAACATCGGAGAAGAAAGTTTCAATCGCCGTTGTCGGGAAATACATAGAACTCAGAGACGCCTATAAAAGCATTTCGGAGGCCCTGGTACACGGTGCGATCGCGAATAAAGTCTGTCTTGATATCAAGTGGATTGATGCTGAAAAACTTATTTCAAACGGGGCTGCGAAATATTTAAATGGTGTCAGCGGGATACTCGTGCCGGGAGGTTTTGGCGACAGGGGGATTGAAGGAAAAGTCGGGGCGATAAAATACGCGAGAGAAAATAAGATACCGTTTTTCGGAATTTGCCTGGGTATGCAGTGCTCGGTCATCGAATTCGCGAGAAATGTCTTAAACCTGGAAAAAGCGAACAGTTCGGAGTTTGACCAGAATACGCCGCACCCGGTTATCAATTTGATGCTTGACCAGAAAAATATCGAGAACAAGGGCGCGACTATGCGCCTGGGCGCTTATCCATGTGTTATAAAAAAGAACACCCTGCTAAGTAAAATATACGGTAAACCGCGCGTGAAGGAGCGGCATCGCCATAGATATGAATTTAATAATGATTACAGACAGCAATTTGAAAAGAACAACTTTCTTATTTCAGGATTATCGCCGAACAAGAAACTGGTTGAAGTAATAGAATTGAGCGGCCACCCGTGGTTCGTCGCCGTGCAGTATCACCCTGAGTTTAGGTCAAAACCGGATAACGCGCATCCATTGTTTCGTGAATTTATAAAAGCCGCTGTTGATAAAACAGCGTAG
- the rfaE1 gene encoding D-glycero-beta-D-manno-heptose-7-phosphate kinase — MDQNKIETKRLKEILNSFRGKKVLIFGDIMVDRYIWGTVSRISPEAPVPIVNITRESYTLGGATNVLNNIYALGGEVYLAGVIGNDDMGKTVFSEIKKMNIGVEGIIMDNDRPTTLKTRIIAHNQQVVRLDREKKDKVKDNIKNKIIKYLDNIIKKADIIVISDYAKGVVTPELIKYIINLAKNYGRNILVDPQVDHFHSYHGVTCLTPNHHEAGFAAGIPIVDEKTLDLAAKKLIKELNCKGILITQGEDGMSYFGNNGDYFHIPAMAREVFDVTGAGDTVISAFSLALASGASMYESAYIGNLAAGIVIGKVGTAVTTIKEILHEVEVERVGWEK; from the coding sequence ATGGACCAGAATAAAATAGAAACTAAACGGCTTAAAGAGATTTTGAATTCATTCAGGGGTAAAAAGGTGTTGATTTTTGGAGATATTATGGTTGACAGGTATATATGGGGGACGGTGTCCCGTATATCTCCTGAAGCGCCTGTCCCGATAGTAAACATTACAAGAGAATCATATACTTTGGGCGGGGCGACAAATGTTTTAAACAATATTTATGCGCTGGGGGGGGAGGTTTATTTAGCGGGTGTTATCGGCAATGATGATATGGGGAAAACAGTATTTTCTGAAATAAAAAAAATGAACATAGGTGTTGAAGGCATAATAATGGACAATGACAGGCCGACAACATTAAAAACGAGGATTATCGCCCATAACCAGCAGGTGGTCAGGCTGGACAGGGAGAAAAAAGATAAAGTGAAAGATAATATAAAAAACAAAATTATCAAATATTTAGATAATATAATAAAAAAAGCGGACATTATTGTCATTTCTGATTATGCGAAGGGCGTTGTGACGCCTGAGTTAATCAAGTATATAATAAATTTAGCAAAAAATTATGGGAGAAATATTTTAGTTGACCCGCAGGTGGACCATTTTCATTCTTACCATGGCGTGACTTGTTTGACTCCGAACCATCATGAGGCCGGTTTTGCGGCAGGCATCCCGATTGTAGACGAAAAAACACTTGACCTGGCGGCAAAAAAGCTGATTAAGGAATTGAATTGTAAAGGTATTTTAATAACACAGGGGGAAGACGGGATGAGTTATTTTGGGAATAACGGGGATTATTTTCACATACCCGCCATGGCAAGAGAAGTTTTTGATGTGACAGGTGCGGGCGATACGGTAATTAGCGCGTTTAGTCTGGCGCTGGCCTCAGGCGCCAGTATGTATGAGTCGGCGTATATTGGCAACCTGGCCGCGGGTATTGTGATAGGAAAAGTAGGGACTGCCGTTACTACGATAAAAGAAATCCTTCATGAAGTCGAAGTTGAAAGGGTCGGATGGGAAAAATAA
- a CDS encoding DUF3108 domain-containing protein: MPFKKSSIIFLMVYLFTGNGVIVKDVYAKNIFKIGERMIYALEWNGIRIGVNILELEEIEKIKTKDAYNIISKTYTQGFINIFFRVKDRVETFVDTETNFPLLYKKDINEGKYHKKAVYEFNHNNGTVETPGGRYEIQRGIQDPLSILAYFRSLDIKLNDIIDIKYFSGTETRNLRVNVIRKEVVKTPLGDFKANVVAFSVGKQERNYLKTQVNLWVWFTDDDKKIPVFAKCNTSFGPVTGTLIDYLEGE, encoded by the coding sequence ATGCCGTTTAAAAAAAGTTCGATTATATTTTTAATGGTTTATTTGTTCACGGGGAATGGCGTAATTGTTAAAGATGTTTACGCCAAAAATATTTTTAAAATCGGGGAGCGGATGATATACGCCCTGGAATGGAATGGGATAAGAATAGGAGTAAACATTCTTGAATTGGAAGAGATAGAAAAAATAAAAACAAAAGACGCGTATAATATTATTTCAAAGACATATACGCAGGGGTTTATCAATATATTTTTCAGGGTAAAAGACCGCGTGGAAACCTTTGTTGATACCGAGACGAATTTCCCCCTGCTTTACAAAAAAGATATTAACGAAGGAAAGTATCATAAAAAGGCTGTTTATGAATTTAACCATAACAATGGGACGGTAGAAACACCCGGGGGCCGCTATGAAATACAAAGGGGAATTCAGGACCCGCTTTCTATTTTGGCTTATTTTCGTTCTTTGGATATTAAGTTAAATGATATAATTGATATAAAATATTTTTCAGGCACGGAAACCAGGAACCTGCGGGTCAATGTCATAAGAAAGGAAGTCGTTAAGACCCCGCTGGGTGATTTTAAAGCAAATGTTGTTGCTTTTTCAGTGGGGAAACAGGAACGCAACTATCTGAAAACCCAGGTTAATCTATGGGTCTGGTTTACCGATGATGATAAAAAAATTCCTGTTTTTGCAAAATGCAATACGTCTTTTGGCCCTGTGACAGGAACTTTGATTGATTATTTGGAAGGGGAATAA